Proteins from one Dysgonomonas sp. HDW5A genomic window:
- a CDS encoding GlsB/YeaQ/YmgE family stress response membrane protein codes for MEGYGIIWSIIIGVSAGAIAGWLMKGNGFGFFINLIIGLIGSVLGGWLYGLLGITTGGIIGTLIMSVVGAVVLLWIISLFRKKNV; via the coding sequence ATGGAAGGTTATGGAATTATTTGGTCAATAATTATAGGAGTTTCGGCAGGAGCTATTGCCGGTTGGTTAATGAAAGGCAATGGTTTCGGCTTCTTTATTAATTTAATAATCGGTTTGATCGGTAGTGTTTTGGGTGGATGGCTTTACGGCTTATTGGGTATTACCACGGGCGGCATCATCGGAACACTAATCATGTCGGTAGTAGGAGCCGTTGTTCTACTTTGGATTATATCGCTGTTCCGAAAGAAGAACGTCTGA
- a CDS encoding endo-1,4-beta-xylanase, with protein sequence MQKILKLILVTTIGFQFTPLANTNVQAQTNQAKFDYFEYKGNDSRFNRKIDPKNEFFNPIVSGFYPDPSICRKGNDYYMVHSTFSYYPGVPILHSTDLVNWTQIGFVLNRPSQLQLDGVRLSGGIYAPDIQYNKHNDTFYMITTSVDGIGNFIVKTKDPKLNDWSEPILLPNVGGIDPSLFFDDDGKAYIIHNDAPEGTPEWNGHRAIWIHDYDTQTDKTFGERKLLLDGGVDRSKKPVWIEGPHIYKVNGKYYLMAAEGGTSVNHSEVILRSDNVKGTYVPYENNPILTQRDMAEPRPDIVTSVGHADLIETPTGEWYAVFLGCRPYEGNHYNTGRETFLLPVKWKDGFPIILEKGIPVPTVVKKKGLAPNGTNFFSGNFTWRDDFELNTLANEWLSIRTPRGEWWQLKNGNLILDAIPRSIYDVDNPAFIGRRQQHLVFEAETEVLFIPENSHDLAGLVCYQNETFNFVFGKTIDNSKAVLVLDRSEKERKRIAQIPIPDKYLQTPLKLRITGDNDKYSFFASFDSGKTWQAVAEDVDSKNLSTQSAGGFTGVMIGMYASSANVIPALKEVYKDDFQMGVAVSMNHLAGQEAAMVKKQFNSLTAENDMKPANLLVKSGGYNYKNANRIVGFARENNMKLRGHTLVWHNQTPEWFFLDDNGNPLDSTALYNRMEKYMTDVMTHFKDDVYCWDVVNEALSDKPDEFYRTDSPWYKACKEAFIERAFRTAHRINPNVKLFYNDYNLVQPQKREKAYQLLKRLKEAGVPIHGVGMQGHWSMQDITREDIQKSIDMFSSLGLEIHITELDLTVYTTYHGEGVKNQVKETRAWTPELAKQQADVYKMIFEVFRANKGKISSVTFWGLADNYTWLHNFPVPNRYDYPLVFDNELNTKQSFWNIVEF encoded by the coding sequence AAGGGAAACGACTATTACATGGTACATTCTACTTTTTCGTACTATCCCGGAGTACCCATATTACACAGTACCGATTTGGTGAACTGGACTCAAATTGGTTTTGTATTGAACCGTCCTTCGCAACTCCAATTGGATGGTGTTCGATTGTCAGGAGGAATATATGCACCCGATATACAATATAACAAGCACAACGATACTTTCTATATGATAACTACAAGTGTAGATGGTATCGGTAACTTTATAGTAAAAACCAAAGACCCTAAGCTGAACGATTGGTCTGAACCGATACTACTTCCCAACGTCGGAGGAATAGACCCCTCTTTATTTTTTGACGATGATGGCAAAGCATACATTATACATAACGATGCACCCGAAGGAACTCCCGAATGGAACGGGCACAGAGCAATATGGATACATGATTATGATACACAAACCGACAAGACATTCGGAGAGCGTAAATTACTGCTAGACGGAGGTGTAGACCGCAGTAAAAAGCCTGTTTGGATAGAAGGTCCTCATATATATAAAGTAAATGGTAAGTATTATCTGATGGCTGCCGAAGGAGGTACAAGCGTAAACCATTCGGAAGTGATTCTTCGTTCCGACAATGTAAAAGGTACTTATGTTCCTTATGAAAACAACCCTATCCTCACCCAGCGAGACATGGCAGAACCTCGTCCTGATATAGTAACCAGTGTAGGTCATGCCGATTTGATAGAAACTCCCACGGGAGAGTGGTACGCCGTATTTTTAGGATGCCGCCCTTATGAGGGAAATCATTATAATACAGGACGTGAAACGTTTCTGTTGCCTGTAAAGTGGAAAGATGGCTTTCCAATAATTCTGGAGAAAGGGATTCCGGTTCCCACTGTTGTGAAGAAAAAAGGGCTTGCCCCGAATGGTACAAACTTTTTCTCAGGTAACTTTACTTGGAGAGATGACTTTGAACTAAATACGTTGGCAAACGAGTGGTTATCTATACGTACCCCTCGTGGCGAATGGTGGCAATTGAAAAATGGTAACCTTATACTGGACGCTATACCCCGAAGTATTTACGATGTGGATAATCCGGCTTTTATTGGTCGCCGTCAGCAACACCTTGTTTTTGAGGCTGAAACAGAAGTACTGTTTATACCTGAAAACTCTCATGATCTAGCAGGACTGGTGTGTTATCAAAACGAAACATTTAATTTTGTTTTCGGGAAAACAATAGATAATAGCAAAGCGGTACTTGTATTGGATCGTTCGGAAAAAGAAAGAAAACGCATAGCTCAAATTCCGATACCTGACAAATATTTACAAACCCCTCTAAAATTAAGGATTACAGGAGACAATGATAAATACAGCTTTTTCGCCTCTTTCGATTCAGGAAAGACATGGCAAGCAGTTGCTGAAGATGTAGATTCCAAAAATCTGAGTACACAATCGGCGGGAGGCTTCACAGGAGTAATGATAGGCATGTATGCTTCTTCGGCAAATGTAATTCCTGCCTTGAAAGAAGTGTATAAAGATGATTTTCAAATGGGTGTTGCTGTATCGATGAATCACCTTGCCGGTCAGGAAGCTGCCATGGTAAAGAAGCAGTTTAATAGTCTGACGGCAGAGAATGATATGAAACCTGCCAATTTACTGGTAAAGAGTGGAGGATACAATTATAAGAATGCCAATCGCATTGTCGGTTTCGCTCGTGAGAATAATATGAAGCTGCGTGGACATACTCTTGTTTGGCACAATCAGACGCCCGAATGGTTTTTCTTAGACGATAATGGCAATCCACTTGATTCAACAGCACTCTACAATCGTATGGAGAAGTACATGACCGATGTGATGACTCATTTCAAAGACGATGTGTATTGCTGGGATGTAGTAAACGAAGCATTATCTGACAAGCCTGATGAGTTTTACCGAACAGACAGCCCTTGGTATAAGGCATGCAAAGAAGCATTTATAGAGCGTGCTTTTAGAACTGCTCATCGTATAAACCCCAATGTAAAGTTATTTTATAATGACTACAACCTTGTTCAGCCTCAAAAACGAGAGAAAGCATATCAATTGCTTAAACGATTGAAAGAAGCGGGAGTCCCCATTCATGGAGTGGGTATGCAGGGACATTGGAGTATGCAGGACATTACACGTGAAGATATTCAAAAATCGATAGATATGTTTTCATCCTTAGGACTTGAGATTCATATAACAGAGCTAGACCTTACGGTTTATACGACATATCACGGCGAAGGAGTCAAAAATCAGGTAAAAGAAACCCGTGCATGGACTCCCGAGTTGGCGAAACAACAAGCTGATGTTTATAAAATGATATTCGAAGTGTTCCGTGCCAATAAAGGAAAAATCAGTAGTGTTACTTTCTGGGGATTGGCAGATAATTATACATGGTTGCACAACTTTCCTGTGCCGAATAGGTATGATTATCCCCTTGTTTTTGACAATGAATTAAATACGAAGCAGAGTTTTTGGAATATAGTGGAATTTTAA
- a CDS encoding lipocalin family protein, translated as MKNRDLLIGCSVLAVGATLAFALSSCKTIPKGVVAVKPFDKEKYLGKWYEIARLDFRYEKNMNNTTAEYSVNEDGSIKVVNRGYNYVKNKEQEAIGKAKFVGSSDEAKLKVSFFGPFYAGYNVIAIDSDYKYALVAGKSLKYLWILSRKPTMPEKVKQAYLKKAESLGYDISQLVWVEHRK; from the coding sequence ATGAAAAATAGAGATTTATTAATTGGCTGTTCGGTATTAGCTGTGGGGGCAACGTTGGCTTTTGCACTCAGTTCGTGCAAAACAATCCCCAAAGGTGTTGTGGCTGTAAAACCATTCGATAAAGAAAAATACCTGGGTAAATGGTATGAAATAGCACGTTTGGATTTTCGCTATGAGAAGAATATGAATAATACAACCGCTGAATATTCTGTAAATGAAGACGGAAGTATTAAAGTCGTCAACAGAGGATACAATTACGTAAAAAATAAAGAACAAGAAGCAATTGGTAAAGCTAAATTTGTAGGTTCGTCGGATGAAGCAAAACTTAAAGTTTCGTTTTTCGGTCCATTCTATGCAGGCTATAATGTAATTGCTATTGATTCCGATTATAAATATGCTTTGGTAGCAGGCAAAAGCCTTAAATATTTATGGATACTTTCCCGAAAACCAACCATGCCCGAAAAAGTAAAACAAGCCTATCTCAAGAAGGCTGAAAGTTTAGGGTATGATATTTCTCAACTGGTTTGGGTAGAACATCGTAAATAG
- a CDS encoding S41 family peptidase — MLFLVFAICFLPQILAQEARLLRFPATNGQEIVFSYAGDLYKTSINGGEAQRLTSHVGYEMFPKFSPDGKTIAFTGQYDGNTEVFTIPSSGGEPLRLTYTATNSRDDIGDRMGPNNIVMAWTPDGKNIVYRNRISDGFTGKLKQVSNQGGLSETIPLPEGGFCSYSPDGKKLAYNRVMREFRTWKYYKGGMADDIWVYDPATKSVENITNNDAQDIMPMWIGDEIYFISDRDRTMNIFVYNTKTKQTSKVTNFTEYDVKFPTYHGNTIVFENGGYIYKLDAGNKQPVKVDITLSSDNIYARSEIKNGEKYISAVSLSPDGERLVVTARGEVFNLPADKGVTKNMTRSPGAHDRNAQWSPDGKSIAYISDKTGETELYIQDATGSEPVQLTSNNDTYIRDFSWSPDSKSIVYTDRKNRINLLNVATKQKTVLLTDPVSEPRGVSFSPDNKWLTYTRSESNEFNVIYVFNIAEKKETAVTDKWYESYSPVFSKDGKYLIFASARGFNPIYGSKEWNHVYPNTNGVYMALLSKTTPSPFLEKDAEVKVDNNAPKSDNTTGSKKAGAEKKDSTNFVKIDFDGITDRIIKLPLEPSNYWGFYSDGAKVYYNKGGSASVFDLKTQKEETIAEGASIYIENHDKKALFLKNKQVFITAIPTGKTDLKDPVNLSNMKITTDYPQEWNQIFNEAWRVYRDGFYVENMHGVDWKAIKEKYAVLLPYVKNRLDLNYVIGEMIGELNCGHAYVNPGEVDRPERINTGLLGAEISRDNSGFFRIEKILQGASWSKNLRSPLTDAGIDAKTGDFIVAIDGIPTNSVNDMYSLLVGKAGVPTEISLNSKAQLAGARKIVISPLAEEYSLYHYEWVQNNLKKVEKASNGKIGYIYIPDMGVEGLNEFARYFYPQLDKEGLIIDDRANGGGNVSPMILERLAREPYRLTMRRGSTRVGTVPDAVQVGPKVCLINKYSASDGDLFPWGFRALGLGKLIGTRTWGGIVGISGSLPFIDGTDIRVPFFTSYDAKTGQWIIENHGVDPDILIDNDPVKEWAGEDQQLDRAIEEVTKELKNREPLKPVPAPRVWNK; from the coding sequence ATGTTATTTTTGGTATTTGCGATCTGTTTCTTGCCGCAGATATTGGCTCAAGAAGCACGTTTACTGCGTTTTCCTGCCACAAATGGTCAGGAGATTGTATTTTCGTATGCCGGCGATTTGTATAAAACATCCATCAATGGAGGTGAAGCTCAACGTTTGACTTCTCATGTCGGATATGAGATGTTTCCTAAATTTTCGCCCGATGGCAAAACCATTGCCTTTACAGGACAATACGATGGTAATACCGAGGTATTTACAATACCCTCATCGGGAGGAGAACCCCTTCGCCTTACGTATACTGCAACCAATAGCCGCGATGATATTGGCGACCGCATGGGACCTAATAATATTGTTATGGCATGGACTCCCGACGGCAAAAACATTGTGTATCGCAATCGCATAAGCGATGGATTTACAGGAAAACTGAAGCAGGTAAGCAACCAAGGTGGACTGTCGGAAACTATTCCATTACCCGAAGGTGGCTTTTGCAGCTATTCGCCTGATGGTAAAAAGCTAGCTTATAATCGTGTGATGCGTGAATTCCGTACATGGAAATATTATAAAGGTGGTATGGCAGATGATATCTGGGTGTATGATCCTGCTACCAAATCAGTTGAAAATATAACGAATAACGACGCACAGGATATTATGCCTATGTGGATTGGTGATGAAATTTATTTTATATCGGATAGAGACCGTACCATGAATATTTTCGTTTATAATACGAAGACTAAACAAACCTCTAAAGTAACCAACTTCACGGAGTATGATGTGAAATTTCCCACATATCATGGTAATACAATTGTATTCGAAAACGGCGGATATATCTATAAGCTGGATGCCGGAAACAAACAGCCGGTGAAGGTTGATATCACACTGTCTTCGGATAATATTTATGCACGTAGCGAAATCAAGAATGGAGAGAAATATATCAGTGCTGTAAGCCTGTCGCCCGATGGAGAGCGTCTTGTTGTGACAGCTCGTGGAGAAGTATTTAACCTTCCTGCCGATAAAGGTGTAACTAAAAATATGACACGATCTCCCGGCGCACATGATAGAAATGCACAATGGTCGCCCGACGGAAAATCCATTGCTTATATTTCGGATAAAACAGGCGAAACCGAATTGTACATACAGGATGCAACAGGCTCGGAACCTGTACAACTGACCTCTAATAATGATACTTATATACGTGATTTCAGTTGGAGCCCCGATTCAAAATCAATAGTATATACGGATCGAAAGAACAGGATTAATTTGTTGAATGTTGCGACAAAACAAAAAACGGTACTATTAACTGATCCAGTAAGTGAGCCTCGTGGAGTGTCTTTCTCTCCTGATAATAAATGGCTGACTTATACTCGTAGCGAATCGAATGAATTCAATGTAATATATGTATTCAATATTGCAGAGAAGAAAGAAACTGCTGTTACCGATAAATGGTATGAATCATACAGTCCTGTTTTCAGTAAAGACGGTAAATATCTGATATTTGCTTCCGCACGTGGCTTTAATCCAATCTATGGATCTAAAGAATGGAATCATGTATATCCAAATACAAATGGTGTTTATATGGCTCTTCTATCGAAAACAACCCCTTCGCCTTTCTTAGAGAAAGATGCGGAAGTTAAAGTAGATAACAACGCACCAAAATCAGATAATACTACAGGTTCTAAAAAAGCAGGAGCCGAAAAGAAAGATTCTACAAATTTTGTAAAAATAGACTTTGACGGAATAACAGACCGCATTATCAAACTACCTCTCGAGCCTTCTAATTATTGGGGATTTTATTCGGATGGTGCTAAAGTATACTATAACAAAGGCGGATCGGCATCCGTATTTGACCTGAAGACCCAAAAAGAAGAAACTATTGCCGAGGGTGCTTCTATATATATCGAAAATCACGATAAGAAAGCATTATTCTTAAAGAACAAACAGGTATTTATAACTGCTATTCCAACAGGGAAAACCGATTTGAAAGACCCTGTTAATCTTTCGAATATGAAAATTACGACAGATTATCCACAAGAATGGAATCAGATATTTAATGAAGCTTGGCGTGTGTATCGTGACGGATTTTATGTAGAAAATATGCATGGTGTAGATTGGAAAGCAATCAAAGAAAAGTATGCCGTTCTTTTACCTTATGTAAAGAACCGTCTCGATCTGAACTATGTAATAGGTGAAATGATTGGGGAGTTGAACTGCGGACATGCGTATGTTAACCCCGGAGAGGTAGACCGTCCCGAACGTATCAATACAGGCCTGTTAGGTGCTGAAATATCGAGAGATAACAGTGGTTTTTTCCGTATCGAAAAGATTCTGCAAGGAGCATCATGGAGCAAAAATCTGCGGTCACCACTAACAGATGCAGGTATAGATGCCAAAACAGGAGACTTTATAGTTGCCATTGATGGTATTCCTACTAACAGCGTGAACGATATGTATTCGCTACTAGTCGGAAAAGCGGGTGTACCTACCGAGATTTCATTGAATAGTAAAGCTCAGTTGGCTGGTGCACGTAAAATAGTTATCAGTCCATTAGCAGAGGAATATTCGCTATATCATTACGAATGGGTTCAAAACAACCTTAAGAAAGTAGAAAAAGCTTCTAACGGTAAGATAGGTTATATCTATATTCCCGATATGGGAGTGGAGGGATTAAATGAGTTTGCACGTTATTTTTATCCTCAATTAGATAAAGAAGGTTTGATTATTGATGATAGAGCAAACGGAGGAGGTAATGTATCGCCCATGATTTTGGAACGTTTGGCTCGTGAGCCTTACCGTTTGACTATGCGTCGTGGCTCGACTCGTGTAGGTACTGTGCCCGATGCAGTTCAGGTAGGACCTAAGGTATGTTTGATCAATAAATATTCGGCTTCCGATGGAGACCTTTTTCCTTGGGGATTCCGTGCCCTGGGCTTAGGTAAACTTATCGGTACACGTACTTGGGGCGGTATAGTTGGTATATCGGGTTCTTTACCATTTATTGATGGAACGGATATACGAGTACCATTCTTTACAAGTTACGATGCCAAAACAGGGCAATGGATTATCGAAAATCATGGTGTCGATCCAGATATTTTGATAGACAACGATCCTGTTAAAGAGTGGGCGGGCGAAGATCAACAACTTGATAGAGCAATTGAGGAGGTGACAAAAGAGCTTAAAAACAGAGAGCCTCTTAAACCTGTTCCTGCTCCAAGAGTATGGAATAAGTAA